The DNA region TCATATTAAAATTCGAACAAAACAATCTTGTATAATGGACTTATCCCTCAAAAGAACATCATAGCTTTAAGGTTGTAGTTAGTTTTAaacttatttaaattttgaaagacCCATATACATAattgtgagtttgtatatatatatatacacacacacacatacatacatacataagtatgaatgtattatgAATGAAAGACGAATGAACAGGGGTTGAATAATTACTTTCATTAGCTTACTGGTGTTTCTGCTATAAGTAAGTACACACTCAGAGCTGAGTGTCAGTGTAACATCTTACTGGTTTTTCAGAGCTGTTTGAATAAAGTGTTTTTCTTTTGCagaatacatttaaatacatatagttGGATACATccagacacacatataagtatgtatttacctATGTACTGACATGAGTATGAAACTCTCCAGTAGTGGAATCCTGGTTTGGGAATTCCAGTGTTTTGAGGATTACGGAACCACATCTTAGTCACAAACGTTCCCAGGTCTGCTCTGACCTAGAGTAGCAGCACCTATCAGGGTCCCATCTATAGGTTAATTAGCAAGTCATTCAGGCAGTTGGAGTCCATTAACCTGAGGTGGGTGTGTGACCCATCTAAGGAAAGGAGAACCTTGACTCCAAACCTCTACTGCCCTGCGGCCATATCTAGCAGTGACGAAGGCTTCAGGAATAAACCCCCGAGGAAAAATTTGGAGTTGGAATCCCTGAGGCAGATCATCACCTACAACCTTGCTCTGGCAACTCTTTCGCTATGATGGAGCCTAATTGTGATGGCTGAGCTGTTCCATTGGATTCCTCGGTGATGTGGAGAGCAAGGGGGGATATGCTGCATGGGCAATGACCTGTCCTCCATACCATACTGCTCAGGCTAGGATCCCATCGAGCATTTTATACTGGAGAAATAGCATTGAACTTTTCAGCCATAGACAACTAAAATTTTTACCCATGGTCATTGATGACAGCATGGAAGccttagatgtgtatatatgtatgtgtatgtatacacacacattgaggaCGTGGGACATGTGGAGGGAAGAATGTTGAATTTCAGTAAATTAAGAGAAGTAAAGAGTGAATTGGCCATTGTAGGTTTATGAAACCAGTCCTATGTGAAATGCTTCAAATGATAATTGTCAAATAAAGGAAAAATCAGATCTTTCTTCAAACATGGTAGATAATGTTATAAAATCCTAATGTcttaaaatcaatcaatcaatcaaattaatataaaGTAAACTTTACAGAACAGTCACAAAGGATTCAAGTGCCAAAGTAAGATGTTTTATGATGCTAGTTGACGTCCCATATCtgggataaaataataattgaattctGGGTTTGAGTCAACTTTATTTTACAGAATTAAcaattattaagaaataaaattagatctttttccttttcaataaataactttattcatttttattagttttctaaaaaatacattttagaaagaaaaaaaaaaaaacccaacaaaaacaaaaaaagcaaaaaaaaaaaaaacaaaacaaagaatctatttgaaataaataaattatagaattaaaaaaaaaactatatagatgaatactgatattttatttattatacccAGAGTCAACATGATTGATCTCATTTTATCACTGGAACAATTTTTATCAACTGCAAAGGGATGGAAAGGCGGAATCACTGAGAAGTTAAATATTGCAAATGTCTTTTATTTCTATGCAAGTTAAAACAAAGCATAACAAAAAGGGCATAACAAAATGATaagcattaaaaatgtaaatatgtaagcatatatatataaatcaacaagttatgaaaataaaatgagattttTAAAGAAATGGTGATCACAccgcaaaataaaacaaacaaccaaTAGTAAAACAATTAACCCCCATCTATTACCTAGAAGAATCcttttacaattatatacatatatatggttgtttaTATGAATTAAATGCTTTGTAAATGTACCTGGTATCTATTAAAAAGGGTCTTAAAGAGTTAACAACTACAGCCATAGTCTTTCTTTCCGTCATCTTGTTGAATATCAGGGCTACAACCAATGTTAGTGATCTGTGAACTTTCTGAGGTGAATCGTGGGATATAGCTGGGCATCATTGGTTTAGAGTTCTTCAGTTTATGAGCCAGTGTCATAAAAATTGCTTCTACGTGGTTCGCTTTCTCATCATCTTTAGCTGAAGTTTCAAAAAGGGGCATGTTGTGAGAATCAGCAAATTTCTGGGCTGCATTGGTATTGACAGCAATTCTATCGATGATGTCACATTTGTTGCCGACCAAAATTCTTGGAATGTCTTTATTTAAGTTATGACGATCACATTCTTCAATCCAGTTTGGCATGTTCTCAAATGAGCTGATCTTTGTAACATCATATACAAAGACAACAGCGTGCACATTCCTGTAATAATGTTGGACCATACTCTTCCGAAATCTTTCTTGCCCTGCTGTATCCCACAGTTGTAactgaaaatagaaaatgaaaacaaaataaaaagtgaaTAACTTCAAAGGCTACAGTTCTTGATTTTCAGATCCTCttaaagaaactaaaaataaagGTATGAAGAAAACTGAACAACCTTTCTGTGACTTGAAGGTACATCCTGACACACCTTCACTGCCATCTTCCTTCCCTTCTAAcaggggtaaccatgtatctcccctACCACAAGACATCTGTTCCTGCCCCCCTATTATAACTgcaacctctcatcacctggcataaaaTCACCTCCCTCAATACAACTTACCTATCTCAGTTGAAAGGTCTTGTCTTGCAGGTTACTTGGTAATGTCACTAGTGTTGGCATTGTGTAAAAAATACCCAGTCTATAAGGTTGTTGGTGTAAGGACaaatatccagccatagaaaccatgcaaaagtagacattggagcttgatgcaatCCTATGGGCATTCAACTTCTCTTGAACTGGCCAACAAATGTTAGCagagaaagcagatgttaactgatgatgatgatgatgcatattgTTATTGCTAAAATGCATTAAGcatccattatcattattgtcttgATGTACCCTTTTCCAtacttgtatgggtcagatggaatttgatgaggaagattttctatggctagatgccctttatattgtcaaccctcacttgtttccaaacagtTCCCCCTTaattggacatgttttcatggaaggctGGGAATGAGACTGCCTGATGGCAGTGACACTTGTTCATGACTACTTCTTGACaccaaaacaaggagacacacaaacacacatatgtcatTTCACTAAGCCCTTCACTCCTTAACAAGCATAGGCCATTGACGACTTTTCTCCACTAGTCTTCACTCAGGATGATCTTTTAGGATATCCTCTCTTCCTTGAGGGAAGGCCTTCCTCTCCCACATCTTGAATTGTCATCGATGTTTCTGTAACTTTATTTTTTCTAGGTAGAGATATTGGCCTTATGCAAGCACATATTTTTACCTTCTaacctttgacctgtccagctggacaggtcaaaggttAGAAGCTAGGctaatatggaccacctcttACCAAAGGTAAAAATATGTGCTTGCATAAGGCCAATATCTCTACCTAGAAAAAATAAAGTTACAGAAACATCGATGACAATTCAAGATGTAGGAGAGGAAGGCCTTCCCTCAAGGAAGAGAGGATATCCTAAAAGATCATCCTGAGTGAAGACTAGTGGAGAAAAGTCGTCAATGGCCTATGCTTGTTAAGGAGTGAAGGGCTTAATGAAatgacatatgtgtgtttgtgtgtctccttgttttggtGTCATGCAGTAGTCATGAACAAGTGTCACTGCCATCAGGCAGTCTCATTCCCagccttccatgaaaacatgtccagttaagggggaaatattaccttgtttggaaacaagtgagggttgacaatataaagggcatctagccatagaaaatcttcctcatcAGCTTGtagtggatatgtatatgtgtgtatattgtatgtatgtatacgatgggcttttttcagtttccatcaaccaaacctACTCAGAAGGTGTGTTTGGCAAGGGCagtagtagaagatatttacccagggtaccacacaatgggactgaagtCGAAATCATTCTAGTTGGGAAACATGATACTAAGGCTTCTACTACAACTATCCAAAGATAATTCCCTCAAAGTACAACTGATCCCAGATAATCCCACACCACCACTGGAGAATTTCCTCAGTTAAGTAGTATATGTACTGGCCTGTTTGCTATTCAGTCCATTTCAATATGTCTGGAAGTTTAAAAATTACTGCAGCAGAGGAAGACAAGATCGTATGTCCAGGATTACTGAGATATTTAGTAATACTTCTTCATTAAGAACATCTGTTTCCTCACCTGTCTCTGATAGTAATTTTTGTCTTATTATATAGATTCTTGTGCATCAAACCAACTCACACATTCTCTTTATTTGATATCCTTGTTACCTGAACCTACTTCTTTTATTAAGTTTGGATAAATTTACACTACTATCACATTAAATTATTATTGGTCAACTTTTTGCTTACCAACTTTGGTACTTGATAAAATTTCTACCATTCTTTGATCTAATTACTTCCATTAATTTTGCATTTCCTGGCCCTAAcaccttactttatatatatatatatatttacataatatcgaggtctctttcattcttttgttatcttaccatttttatctatatctcatgatgatgatgatgatgatgatgagatatagataaaaatggtaagataacaaaagaatgaaagagacctcgatattatgtaaatatatatatatatatatatatatagaaagaaggtataaacatacatatatataaaaaaaggtgtAAGAAAAGGAACACAAGAAATGTAATTGTTATTAGTGCTTTCAGAATTACATGTGTTTCAGAAGCCCAGCAAACATCAAATTACATGAGCTTAAAAGCCCAATTATGTGACATATGCAGCTAGCCCTCCCTTTTCATCagtattattgaaaaaaaaatacaacaatgcCAATAATGCTAATGAAGAGGGCCAGCTGCACTTGGTGCATAATTGGGCCTTTAAGCTCACATATTCCATTTTCTATATATGGCATACAGACTATACACACTAGCCAATCTAGCGTTATGAAGGTTTTCAAGCCACAATGAGTATAGGAGTAAAATGTAGAACAGATCTACTATATCCAAATATTTTGGCAATGTGTTGTGCTTTCTGGTGCTGGACTTCATTAATCCTTTCTCGattttctaccatatatatatggtatatatagatatatatgtggtcTAGTGGCTAGAGTGTTACACTCACAactgcaagatcatggtttcaattctaaGACTTGGTACTgcattgggttcttgagcaaaacacttcattccatatTGCCCTACAATCACTTGGATATCCGACATGTGGCAGGccatgcacctgtacaggtaatgttgatttgatcactataagcaaatacctatacacacacacgattatcatttttatgtacacatatgaTTATCATCTTTGTGTTAAGTTTTCCATGGTATGGGTTATGATGGGGCTTCTCCAACATATATGGCATACAGTCTATAATACACACTAGCCAACCACTTGTCAACTTCTTCATGAGGTTTAGTATTTTGAGATCAGCATTTGCTACTTTTCCCAACCATTGCTTTTCTACTTGGATCACTTGGACCTTCTTTACCCAGCTGTTGCCCTCCATACACATCCCATACCAACTTACTGGATTCCTCTTTTTACTAAGTTTTCCACTCAATCCATCTATACTTCTTTGTTCATGCTTACCAACATTACACACCCAGAGGAGAATGTTTACTACATTTCTTTCCAACTTCAACACATCCTCTGCCTTCAATATCACACAGAGATGATCAAACaatctgagagagaaagagagaccccTTGCTGCCAGCAGCAACTTTTCCTACCACCATTTCCATTGCTGAGAAGGCCACCTAGACAACAGAAACTGTCAAATATTTGCAGGAGGCTTTCCAAGtgtttgaaagaatttatttcctGGGTACTCTTTATTGCTAACTTCTCCAGTGCATCTGCTACATATAAACCCCAGTTTGACTGTGATCCCACTGTATTTCTTGAACAATGTAATTTACATTTGATGTATAGGAAATATCTAATTGTAGTTTATAATGTGGTATAGAAACAGAACAGAACAGTgacgtgtttatttatttatatctttgccACTGAATCAAGAGCCTGTTCTCTGATATTGTCATGTTATTGTTAGAGAATGAGATTCCTTTTGCTGGCTGAGCAGTGTGACTGTACTTATCACTGGCAATTTTAGTAGCTGCAGGAGGTCAGGTAGTGCGAGCTTCATTAGTATTTGTGGTGGTGTCTAAATTCAGTTTATTATAATTGTAGACTACTGCTGCTAAATGTTACATTTTATGCTTGGTATTTTTTGGCAATGGTACTGGTAGTATCTGACTGCCTTTTGCTTTTAGAGCTGCAGTTGACCACTTGTAACTGGGTCAAATTAGTCACCCGTACTAAATTTCTGGtgattttacattattatttcaaGTTTATTCACATGTTTAGTAATTATATAACAAtttctaaaattcttttttagTTCTTGCCTTGTAAGAGTAACGTAAATTCAATAGCAATTTCATATAACTATGGTTAAACTTTTAGAATCATAAGGGCATTAAGAAAAAGCAACCTGAAATTACAGGTGTAATTATAGGTTGCAAACTGAGGGAATATTTTTTTGTTGCAATATAACAAAATCACACAAGGGCTTGGAGAGAAACACATAACTGTGGACCATCTGGGGAATAAAAGAAGAGTAATGAAGTACAGAGGTACAAAGAACAAATCTGAAGCATTATGCAGTATACCTGTCTCTCCTGCATGACTACTTCATTTATCTGACGCAATTTTAAAGCAAATCTATCAGAGCATTGCAGGTAATGGCACTAACGATGCATTTAATGCCCAAGCTTTGCTATTATGCAATATCTAACTTAGCATAAAATATTACACAATTTGCCTGCTActaagagagggtgggagagagagttCCTTTCTTATCAGCAAAGTGCTTTCCACCCCTACCAATTTTTCAACCTTTCTTACTTTGTCTGTTTTCACCACTGATTAAGTCATTAAGGTAACAGAAGTTGTCAACACCTTCTAGAAAGTTTTTCTaagaatttaaaagattttatttccaAGGTACTCTTATTGCTAactgcccctgtgcatctgtcaCATGCAAATTTCTCCATGTCAGTTTGCCTATAATCCCATTGTATCTCTTCTTTCCTTGATGGTTGTAGAATTTCATATATTAGGTTTTCATTCATTGATTTCAGGTACTTTTTCCATGTTTGGAATTATTTCtctaattcttcaactgattCAGGTGTAAGAAAAAGGTTGTCCATTGGTATACAAGAGTTTGTATGGGCATGGCCAATCTTAAACTCTATTATAGCACAGAGTACTAGAAACAAGAGAGGACTGAAAACAGAGCCTTGGTGGACATTCCCCAAAAGCCTTACTAAACTCATTGCTAATTTCCTCTTGCTGACAACACCCCTTTACATGGCTTACACAGCTCTCACAAGTCATTCATCAATACCCAGTTTTTTCAATGATTACAAAGCTACAGAGTATGTTACCCAGTCAAAAGCTTCTGAAAGTCAACAAATGCTAGTATAGCAtagtatatgtttgttccttttcgagccatgcctggtcataaggactggtttcccggtttccttggcgtataggttccccacctggataggacacTGGTCTGACGCAGGTAagatgcaagatgcaggaggaaagagtgagataaagttgtggcgaaagagtgagcagaagttcgccattaccttctgccggagccacgttgagcttagatgtttcgctcataaacacacacatcgcctggtctgagatttgaacccacgatccctcgaccgcgagtccgctgctctaaccactaggccatgtgcctccacagtataGTATATATGCTCACGTGGTCACCCCAGTTTTATCCTGCCTCAACTTCTAACTCTTTGGACTTGCATGTCTTAACCACTTCCCAAATTTTCTGCACCTCTCCTCATCTACATACCAGCACTGGATATACTGACTCTACTTTCATGGATTTCAGTGGATTTTTTCGTTAGTATAGTGGCTTGTTGTTAGCTAAGAATTTATGTAGTTGTCTCATTAGGAGAAAACCAACAATGGTACCATGTCACAATACAAGCCAAAATGGCTTCTCATTAGCTCTGCTATATCTATTTCTGTTATCTTAATAAATTGGTCTGACAGTTTAATGACTCTGTCGTTacatctttgtgttctgagttcaaatcctgccatggcttGCCTTGGGTGGTAAACTTAATCCATCacctggtttaacaccaccacccagCACTTTGGGTATCCTTACTGGAGTGTGCTCTGTTGCAGGCATTCAGAGTAGGTCTATGATTTGAGAACACCTTGTACTTTCTCCCTCTTACTAGTTTTGAAGGTTCTACAAATAGTCATGGGCATTGCCATTCTTTcatgatgaatatataaaaaaaaacaacaaaaaactaaaacaacaaatatatttttaacctgtttgttgttgtcttttaATGTTCTCTCTCATTCTTGTTGAATTTGGTTTGTTTTGGGGCATGTTTTGTTAACATACCATTACTCTttctttaataattccttcttacattttattttttatgttgtctatattaGCTGTCACTATGGTAATTGAAAAGCAGGACAATTAGACAAACACGGGCATCACATTTATGTCTTGTATATTTGGAAAGAAACATTATATCACAATAAAATCAACTAATTATGAACTGAACGACAAAAATGGGAAACAGAAACTAAATTAAAACAGAACATAAATGAAAGattcaaaacacacatatatgtcttagGAGATGGGGGAGCACTTTTGGAAGTGAAAGTATTGAGGAATTACTCTTGGAGTCTATGAAAAGGTGAGCGCGAATGCAGATCCCACATATAGAAATAGTGCATCTGCATTGCCTACATTTGAGGTGATCACAAAGGTTAACTCAACCGGATTGCAATGGAAAGGCCTCACTTTGGGA from Octopus sinensis linkage group LG13, ASM634580v1, whole genome shotgun sequence includes:
- the LOC115218640 gene encoding putative Ras-related protein Rab-33, which gives rise to MEERMNTELPTGHELEGSSSAGRYNETTKTILTTNTENQTGDVKKTTTTVTTSGPSTAPSSKIIEKQAQKRIFKIIVIGDSNVGKTCLTYRFCSGKFPDKTEATIGVDFREKMILVEGEQIKLQLWDTAGQERFRKSMVQHYYRNVHAVVFVYDVTKISSFENMPNWIEECDRHNLNKDIPRILVGNKCDIIDRIAVNTNAAQKFADSHNMPLFETSAKDDEKANHVEAIFMTLAHKLKNSKPMMPSYIPRFTSESSQITNIGCSPDIQQDDGKKDYGCSC